AGACTGTAATTACCCGGGTCAAGACTACGCCATGTGGCGGGAAGGGCTAATAGTAGTGAACAACCTCAGTTCAGGTCTCTGATCTCAGGAGGGTATTTAGTTTAAAAGGCCGCACCCTGGagtggcacctggatggctcagtgtctgactttggctcaggtcatggtctcacggtttgtgggctcgagccgtGGGTcaggattttctctgtccctcccccactcatgtgcactctctccctaaataaacaaacttagaaaacaacaaacaacaagaacaacaacagtATACTGGGGAGTAAAGACTGCCAGGGTTTGAATCTCAACTCTTACTACCTACTGTGCAAACTTAGGGAAGACATTTTACCTAGCTAAGCCTAATGTGTCTTCTCTGGAAATGGGATGACAACTTATAACACTGTTGTAACGATTAACATAATACTTATAGAAGTTATTTCTCATTACAAAGGTtttgaaggaaagggaaatattGTACTCTTCTCTGTATCACCAACCTTCAGCTAAAAGGAGGCATTCCGTAATTACTTGCAATTCATTGATTTATATCACGGAAATGATTCTTTTGACCTCAGGGTTAAGGTTCAAACACCTATGAAGTCTACTCGCTAACTAGTTACAGCTTAAGGAAGTGATAAAACCCTCCCCGGTATCTTGGAGGAGCTTGAGGATTtaggagaatgagaaggaaagcgTTAACAGGTAAGTACTGACTTGGGTTTTACAGGAGGCATTCCAGGAGAGTACAGCCAGGCATTCCAATCAACTTGATTGAGAATATCAACCTGCGAACAGGAAGGGCACCCAGTTTGCTACAGAATAGGCTTTTCCAttggaaacaaaaagaatctaAAACAGACTTTTAGGTCCTCAAATCTGTAATTTTGTCTATACTGACATaactaaagaaaattataatgcaTTTCTGAAACATGCTATTGCAGATCTCtctgaaatatatacacattagtTCATGTTGTTGAGATCacattttaaataggaaaaaatacaatgaaaggtTGAATCTTAAATTCTAGACCAGTACTACTATTAAGTAATTCAAATCAGCCTAACAAATAGCCATTAGATGAAGATATATTGGGCATGAAAAATAAGGAAGTTTTTAAAAGCCAACCTTATCTTTAAAGTGGGAATACAGGAAATCCTTCCAGTCATCAGTGGTTATGCTCTTATAGGAAAACTTCTCAACATAAGCTTTTAGAAATCCTAGGAAAACctctaagagttaaaaaaaaaaaaaaagaaaaagaaaagagaaaaagaaaagttgattAATGGAAAGGTAACTATTTAATATTTTGGGGGGTCCTTAGTGTAGTACTATTAACCATAGAGAACAGAGAATTTTCAGAGAATAGCAAAACCAGTAAGGGCTCCAGTGGTGAAAGAATGTTCAAAAGAGGAGGTAGGACTTAAGCTGGGCCTTGAAAAGTAAATGTAATTTagtggaagggagaagagaaatcctAATTACAATTAAGAGGAAGATACAATGAAGAaacatagggggcgcctgggtggctcagtcggttaagtgtctgacttcagctcaggtcatgatctcacggtttgtgagtttgagccccgcatggggctcggagcctagagcccgcttcctccctctctctctgcccctcccctgctcacgctcttatgcgcatgctctctctctctctcaaaaataaataaatattaaaaaaaaaaaaaagaaagaaacatagaaaGAACCCACAACACAAATTCTAAAAGCGATGGCCTCGGTGTGacccaaaaggagaagaagaatttGGGACTGGCAGAATGCGTATGGGTGAAGAAGGGCCTTCAAAGTCCATGAGCAAAGGAGAATACCTCAACACCCATTGATAGGGGAAGGTTACATAAACTCAGCACATCTGTATAATGAACGAGTATGGTGGCATTAAAGAACATTAAGAAAGATTTGTATGTTCTGACATGGAAGGATGTCTGTGGAACActgctgaatttaaaaaaaaaaaggtagaacaaattttacatatatatatatatatatatatatatatataatatgatccattttctataattaaaatatatttgtctgtttgttcatttatacTTAGAAAAGAATCTGGAGCCATGCACACCAAATGGCTAACAGTGGTCAGCTGGGGAGTGGAAAGGGGCTGAGGGACTCTCACAAACTTCTGtaccacataattttttttcaataagtacatactattttcataatttaaaaaaaattttttttttcaacgtttatttatttttgggacagagagagacagagcatgaacgggggaggggcagagagagagggagacacagaattggaaacaggctccaggctccgagccatcagcccagagcccgacgcggggctcgaattcacggaccgcgagatcgtgacctggctgaagtcggacgcttaaccgactgcgccacccaggcgccccttcataatttttaaaatactgatgtgttttctttaaagacaagcaacacaattttatttaattttaaataaaatttaattgctctcaaaaaaaaaaaaatcagaaagtgcCAACAACTTGCCTGGGCCCCCAAGAAGTTGTTCAAGGTAAAAGAGTAAAGCAAAGCCCTTCTCATAGGGAACTGAAGAATATGCTACATCAGGGTCCACATTCGTCAGATCAACCACAAGTTTGGTGTAAGGATGTGTATCTCCAAACGTCTTTATCTGCAAGACACAGAATTCGATGAATGTTCAAATATGAAGACTGGTTACCACCATGCAAGCCCAGAGGCATAACTTTAGTAGGACAGTCTAGAACTTAAACTGAGAGACTAGAAATTGTAGGGTATGTTAGCATAAATTTCTGGTAGTCTATTAATGGAATGGCTACTTGTGTCATGTTCCATAACATTTCCTGCCCAATAGTGGGTTTTATCCTTATAAAAAACTAGAAGGATGTTTCAATTCCTGGTCAGCAAATTCAACCTTTAGGAGGGAGCACTgaaaaatgacataaatataccaaataaaattcaaactaagTAACTGACTACATTAATTGTAAAGACCCAACGAGGTCCTACTGGTCATGAACATGACCTTACACAGCATAATGATTAGCATGTATCAATAGAATATTATACCAGATCTGCTTGATTTTCCACACCTGTAAAAATGGCTTTCTTGTTGCTACCTAGTAAAGTTAGTTTACAAACTATACTTGAATGCCTGTATAACCTTGGATGAATGCTTTTCACATCATGACTCACTTACTGAATTCTGTAGTTCTCCCCATCCTCCCAGAGCATGAAAATGTCTGAACTTTTCACCAAACAGTCGTCCACAAATGTGGCGTTCCAAGTACACAGTATGTCCTTCGTttaacctgaaaaaaattttttgttgtaaataaaataaaaacagtgacacAGTCAAAAGGAAAGAGcattttaatgaacaaaaatttCCTTTTGGCTTTTCCAGAGTAAAGCATTGTAAAGCACAAACACTACAGTCAAAGCAGATTGCCTAAGTGGCTATTCTGCATTCCATTCAGAACAATGGGAAGCCCAGCCCAGCAGATAGCCTAGGGGAAAGTTAAGCCTTGGTTCTTGTTTGATGTGTGTATTAAAATGTGACCATACCAGGAACTAAATAACAAGCATAAGCTGAATACTCCACTCTCCCTAACATTGTGACAAGtgttgcagaatttttttttttaactgtctatCAAAGAGATGATAACAAAGAACAACAAGATGTTTCCACAAAACAATTCAGAGGGCCAGGaagtaaggaaataaattaataacaaggaccaataaagaaataataataataggggtgcctgagtgactcagttggttaagcatctgactcttggtttcagcttaggtcacgacctcacagtttgtgagttcgagcctcatgtcaggctctgcgctgacagtatggagtctgcttgggattctctctccctctttctctgctctccatccccaccgcatctttctctctctaaataaaaaaattaaaaaaataaaaagaaataataaaaaaatcttaccaAAAGTGGTCCCAAGTTTTGTTGGTCACTAGATTTCCTGTCCAACTATGAGATATTTCATGTGCAATAacctaaaatggaaatgattcaGAGTAAATAGTGGAAGGGGTTAGGAGTGAAATGGATCACTTTAATCTAAACTCCATAAGTAGGTACTCTAGGTCTTTTAATTccatgttcaatttttttttttttttagtatcagcCGAGATATTCAGGGAGTTAGTTCAGCATATGGATCATAATTTGGCCAAGGACAAaagtacagtttaaaaaattagaaacagggatgcctgggtggctcagttggttaagcgtccaacttcggctcaggtcatgatctcacagctcatgggttcaagccctgtgtcaggctctgtactgacagctcagagcccagagcctgctttgggttctgtgtctccctctctctctctctctgcccctcccctgcttgcgcactatctctgtctctcaaaaatgaataaacgttaaaaaaataataaattagaaacaaaaaactatttagaaaatattaagtgGAGATATCACTCCATTAAGACATATTTCATAAACGTATGAAGATCAGACCATAAAGTTATGAAATCTATTAAATCTAACTGTTAATGTAACAACAATCCCCAAATTATCTTTTATAGCCATATCTTCAATGTAACAATACAATgggtattttagaaaaatcagttGACTTAATAGGTCTTGAGGGTAAGACCCTGATAACAAGTTTTAACTTACATTGGAGAGTGACTTGTCTCCTgcctaaaaaagaagaaagttatcTTAGTATTCAAATTACAGACTATATTTAGAAGGCCGCCTGCATCAGGATGTATTGTGGTATCAGTAGTCCACTGTATTTCTACTATGGCACTCCAAAGGGTATGTACggagaaatttaaacaaaaaatgcagGACTAAAAAAATAGCGtaatgctttctctccctcatctcAGGAATTTTTCCAGGACCAGGAAGGCCAGTATACTTATCTCTGATTAACTTTCGGGAAACATGTCTCCTACTTCCATTTTTGATATCTGCCCTAATTTCCCTCATGTACCTTATTCTCTCCTTATTGCCCACAGTGTATTTTAAGAAAAGTCTGTAGTGATTTAAAGCAGCTTACAAAGGCATATCAGCTATAGCTATATACTGTAGGTCCAATCCTTCCCTATGCACGGTCAAGtaagcttttgtttattttgttgtacCAGTACCTCTACACCAAGTGTAAATGGTctagtttctctgtctggctgCATCATTCATCAACAGATTATTGTTATAcagccttccctcccccaacGTCCCCGCACACCTTGGACATAATATTCTTTTCTCCCTAAGggccaaattattttcttttgaaaaataagatgatGAAAATAGCCATAATAAGCAATAAaatcaggaaggaagaggagttacataaataagagaaaatacgtttttaaaaaacatattattaGGAGTCTAAGGCTCTTCGTGTCTAGCTTTATGTTTGGGGAGAACTCggtttcaaagaaagaaatatttatactTACCAGCAGAGTAGGAGTTACAAAAGTGAGGCAAGGATTTTCCATGCCACCGTAAGGGAAGGATGGTGGCAGGACTAACAGGTCATACTGCCCCCAAACATACGGTCCTCCCAGATCTTCTGCAATTTTAAGCATAGATTCAGTCTGGAAAattaatgcatatatatttgtatgtcttAGTCATCACAATGATGGATTTCTTAAACGTGTATATTGCTTTCTATGAAGGTTATGAGTTAATGATGCTCATTTTaaatgatattggcacaaaaaatgCAGCAACTACAAATTCACATAAAATAAGGTGTATTTGATTCTCTTACTACATCACTTAACACCATAACATTTCGTCCTTAAAACCTTAAATCTACTGTCTACCACGATTATTAAAAAGGGGAACTAGATGACCAACCTCAGAAAATTCATAAGCAGACTTTTCCACCTGCTCTTTCTCAGACCAAACCAGTGTTCTTGGGCCAATCTTCCTGCAAAATTAAAAAGCTTAATAAGTGAAATTCAAGACAGCTTACCTCCCTGGTTCTAGGAAAGAGCTGCAGTACTATACACAAATCCTTGCAGTACTAGTGTGATTTACCATGTGCTTATGGGGAGGAGGTAAGGTTTAAATGGCTTCTCTGAGATACAAACCTGCTGTTGTATATGCAGCTCTAGAAGGAGGCACAGGCTAAGCCAAATGAAAACTGAGACATAAAGTGCCTTGATTGGCTCTGGTAAGAACTTTGGGGACCTAGTTTCCTCCCACAATCTCACAGCTATAGAAACCCAATCGTGGCTCAGTAAGACGTTATTCCAGAACAGGGGCAGATGTAAACTTTGTTATGCATTTACAGGTTGAACACTCATACAAGAAGAAACAagtagaaaaacaaggaaatcatgtcacatgctgcaacatgactgaaacttgaggacattatgcctAATAAAACAAGCCAgttgcaaaagaatgaatactCTAGGATTCCACTCacgaggtatctaaagtagtcaaattcatagaaacagagtagaatggtggttaccagggtgTGGAGGGAAATAGAAATGGGAGTTGTTTTCTAAAGGCTATAGAGtctcagttttgcaaaatgaaacagTTTTGAAAATCTGTTTCACAATAATGTGGATATACTGAACACTACTGATTACTGAGCTGTAcatgtaaaaatgattaagatagtaaattttgtggggttttttaaaccacaatttaaaaaaaaagaaggacacctgggtgactcggtcagttaagcttctgactttggctcaggtcatgatttcatggtccatgagttcaggccccgcgtcaggctctgtgttgacagctcggaactggagcttgtttcagattctgtgtctccctctctctctgcccctcccccattcacgctgtacctctgtctctgtctctctctctcaaaaaataaacattaaaaaaaaatttttttttaaaaaggaagaaacaaatggaactacatatatcatttatatagggctagaactcaaaaatatttttctcatctatatttcatcttaaaaattttatgtagCACCACCAAACCCCGAACAACAAGATTTTGCCTAGGTGTCCCGTCCCAGAGAGGCAGTGGATTCTAGGTTGTTGCTTCTCAAACTTGCATAATGTGCATACAGATGATCTGGGAAGCTTGTTCATCTGCAAACtttgatttagtaggtctggatagggcccaagaatttgcatttctaaccaactcccaggtgatgccaaagCTATTGGTTTCTAGACCACACTGAGTAGAAATGTAACTCACATTATCTAATACATTTAAAGGGAGCCACAAGTATAAGCTGCCTATTTAATTTTAGATTGCCTAgtagtcacatttttaaaaaagtggggggtcccggggtggctcagtcggttgagcatccgacttcggctcaggtcatgatctcgtggtctgtgagttcgagccccgcgtcgggctctgtgctgacagctcagagcctgcagcctgctttggattctgtgtctttctctctctctgcccttcccctgctcatgctctatctctgtctctgtctctctcaaaaataaatgaacattaaaaaattaaaaaaaaaaaaaaaaggtaagagcaTGCTTATTCTATAATACTTGGAAAATCTGAAGGGCAACTGGTAaagactttaatttaaaattagttgctatttacattttataattagaTTTGATTTTTCCAGAGCTGTCAGCTTGGTATCTTGAGAAATGCACAAATGAGCTATTAGTTAATCCTGCCAGAGATTCAAGATGCCTAAAGTTTAACCTTTTCATAAACCTCAAGATTTGTTCGAAAGCTCACCTGCTTTCTAAAGCTCCAACAACTAAAGCGATCAGGTAGCAGGGGATCGGAACCTAaagggagtgaaaaaaaaaaaaacgaaaaacaataaaaaacaacccACACACATGCTCAAATTAGTGCTTAAAAATGTTATAGAGTAAGACAAttcatatttaaaagtaaataaattccttttcaaaTTTCACAGTTCTCATTTTTAGGGGGTCAAATAGTTCAAAATTGTGatgtaaaacatttcaaaacatctatttctctttcagtttaCTAGGAAGGACAGATTCTGAAGTGTGAAAATCATGATTGCACAAGGTCTATTTCAAGCATTTCTCAAAAAGTAATCTGTAAGAAGGAACTGtgctttttctcttaagttttcaatgttttccttgatctaaaacaatattttactttcttttttaaaaccgCTCCTGGTATATTTGAGAGACATATAAAAGAATCCAGCAGTAAGAGGATGCTGAAGGTTTGGGAGCCTGGAATCCCAGATGCTGGTGTAGGAGCAAAACTGTCTGCTGTGGCTCAATTACATGTACTGTGAAGGAggtcaattaaaaacaaaaaaaaaaagcaaacatgcacagggccgcctgggtggctcagttggttaagtgtgagactttggctcaggtcatgatctcattgctcatgggttcaagtcccgcgttgggttctgtgctgacagctcagagcctggagcctcctttggattctgtgtctccctctctctctgcccctcccctgctcgtgctctgtctctgtctctctcaaaaataaataaacattaacaaaaactaaaagcactatgtataaacacacacacacaattcatcAAAGGTCAAAGATGCAAGTCAAATTACCAGCTTAAATTACACAGGAATTTTAACTTTAAGGATTGTAACAcagtgttgttggtttttttcttttttctttttttttttttttttggtctaatatAGCCCTTCCATTTATAAACACTAAATAACCACATGCCTGTACTGTGGTACCAAGGCGGGCAAAAGTgtagcttaaaataacagaaaatctgCTACTAACTGGGATAAGAGAAAATGGGATCAGGCCATGCTCCCCACTTTGCTTATCCAGCAACCCCTTTCTTTAGTACAACTCTGTAAGTAGAACACACCATTTTATaggcacaaaagaaaaagaaatgaagaaaaaagaagctgcttcctaaattctgaaatatttcaaatgtaattttctcTCTGGATGGGTAAAAGCTATTCGTAGTTCACCACCAATTAAACCAAAAATTTAGACCCTAAGAACTTACTTTTTGGCTGAATCTATAGATTTTCCTGCTCGGGTCTTCTGGGTCAGGTGCTTCTC
The genomic region above belongs to Prionailurus bengalensis isolate Pbe53 chromosome B4, Fcat_Pben_1.1_paternal_pri, whole genome shotgun sequence and contains:
- the LTA4H gene encoding leukotriene A-4 hydrolase isoform X2: MPEVVDTCSLASPASVCRTKHLHLRCSVDFTRRVLTGTAALTVQSQEDNLRSLILDTKDLTIEKVVINGQDVKYALGERQSYRGSPMEISLPIALSKNQEVVIEISFETSPKSSALQWLTPEQTSGKEHPYLFSQCQAIHCRAILPCQDTPSVKATYSAEVSVPKELVALMSAIRDGEAPDPEDPSRKIYRFSQKVPIPCYLIALVVGALESRKIGPRTLVWSEKEQVEKSAYEFSETESMLKIAEDLGGPYVWGQYDLLVLPPSFPYGGMENPCLTFVTPTLLAGDKSLSNVIAHEISHSWTGNLVTNKTWDHFWLNEGHTVYLERHICGRLFGEKFRHFHALGGWGELQNSIKTFGDTHPYTKLVVDLTNVDPDVAYSSVPYEKGFALLFYLEQLLGGPEVFLGFLKAYVEKFSYKSITTDDWKDFLYSHFKDKVDILNQVDWNAWLYSPGMPPVKPNYDMTLTNACIALSQRWMAAKEDDLNSFTAADLKDLSSHQLNEFLAQMLQKMVTALHSIEMGGSSSFGSKNGN